A DNA window from Altererythrobacter sp. B11 contains the following coding sequences:
- a CDS encoding TonB-dependent receptor, which translates to MRKSHMMRCCGASAIAAATGLLAQPAMAQEQEAGAIVVTATKRAEALDDTPISASAISGEDLAAANAQSLADYVVRLPGVVFNDYQPGVSEVVIRGIAATTYHEQGQTTVGYYLNEIPLAEPGFPIGIPDVDTFDLNRVEVLRGPQGTLFGSSTLGGLVNYVVNTADTSEVDAAAQGLVGYTKNADGELNYAGKAMVNVPVVKDLLGVRIVGYQRSDAGYLDNPGTGVDGSNDFRTRGLRGSVVLTPSPDTTVSYLAVWQDTKLDDQTYLDTATPYIRNTARAETQDTRFLLNSLRIDQSIGDVADLTVLGSVVDKTNQTVFSYPYAYVTGVTTGDDAAYSLGDADANIETFEVRLASKGRGPFNWLIGFSRMRSDKTSYDQIFQSGAEAYIDDNPADFGGFAGSVLAPADRIYGYRSVLDNKDAGLFGEVSFKPVPEIELILGGRYFWNSYSGDVLNQAGTLAPGSYSATDSAGSVQEKENGFTPKVTLAYRPSDGIMAYATYSQGYRVGGINPNAGLLPSIQAAYESDETDNYEAGIKFHALDSRLYVEATVFQVDWNNIQARLFGPAPSYYSYVSNAGGARVKGVEFAGTLAIIRGLSFSSNVTYQDAELTEFLPDTFAAGGGYEPGTTLPGSSKWSVSNNLKLDLADTPMQPTLEIAHRYLSSAPVAFGNPNTRGDFNIFDLRASVTVMENLRVLAFANNLFDEYGILNAPFTDAAAPAGSIVRPRTVGLRVDWSL; encoded by the coding sequence ATGAGAAAGTCCCACATGATGCGCTGCTGCGGGGCATCGGCGATCGCCGCGGCAACCGGCCTGCTCGCCCAGCCTGCCATGGCGCAGGAACAGGAGGCTGGCGCGATCGTGGTCACCGCGACCAAGCGCGCCGAAGCTTTGGATGACACGCCAATCTCGGCCAGCGCGATCAGCGGCGAGGATCTCGCTGCGGCCAATGCCCAGAGTTTGGCCGATTACGTGGTGCGCCTGCCGGGCGTGGTGTTCAACGATTACCAGCCTGGCGTTTCGGAAGTGGTGATCCGCGGAATTGCCGCCACGACCTATCACGAGCAGGGTCAGACGACGGTCGGATATTACCTGAACGAAATTCCGCTGGCCGAGCCGGGCTTTCCCATCGGCATCCCCGACGTCGACACATTCGACCTCAACCGGGTGGAAGTACTGCGCGGGCCGCAGGGCACGCTGTTCGGCTCCTCCACGCTAGGCGGCCTCGTTAATTATGTTGTCAACACTGCCGACACCTCGGAGGTGGATGCAGCCGCTCAGGGTTTGGTCGGATACACGAAGAATGCCGACGGCGAATTGAACTATGCCGGCAAGGCGATGGTCAACGTGCCGGTGGTCAAGGATCTGTTGGGCGTTCGTATTGTCGGCTATCAGCGCTCTGACGCCGGCTATCTGGACAATCCGGGTACTGGCGTAGATGGCAGCAATGATTTCCGCACGCGCGGCCTGCGCGGTTCGGTAGTGCTGACCCCGTCGCCGGATACGACGGTCAGCTACCTCGCGGTGTGGCAAGACACGAAGCTCGATGACCAGACCTACCTCGACACGGCCACTCCGTACATCCGCAACACTGCGCGCGCGGAAACGCAGGATACGCGCTTCCTGCTCAATTCACTGCGGATCGACCAGTCGATCGGGGATGTCGCCGATCTGACCGTGCTCGGATCGGTGGTCGACAAGACCAACCAGACCGTGTTCTCCTACCCCTACGCTTATGTCACCGGCGTGACGACGGGCGACGATGCCGCATATTCCCTTGGCGATGCGGATGCGAATATCGAGACGTTCGAGGTGCGCCTCGCCTCGAAGGGCCGCGGCCCGTTCAACTGGCTGATCGGCTTCAGCCGCATGCGCTCCGACAAGACCAGCTACGATCAGATTTTCCAGAGCGGCGCGGAAGCCTATATCGACGACAACCCGGCAGACTTTGGCGGCTTTGCAGGATCGGTTCTGGCACCGGCTGACCGGATCTACGGATATCGCTCGGTGCTCGACAACAAGGACGCCGGCCTTTTCGGCGAGGTGTCTTTCAAACCGGTCCCCGAGATCGAACTAATCCTTGGCGGACGCTACTTCTGGAACTCCTATTCCGGTGACGTGCTGAACCAGGCGGGCACGCTGGCGCCTGGCAGCTACAGCGCCACCGACAGTGCGGGTTCGGTGCAGGAGAAGGAGAATGGTTTCACACCGAAGGTCACGCTCGCCTATCGTCCGAGCGACGGCATCATGGCCTATGCGACCTATTCGCAGGGCTACCGCGTTGGCGGCATCAACCCGAATGCCGGCCTGCTGCCGAGCATCCAGGCCGCCTATGAAAGCGACGAGACCGACAATTACGAAGCAGGCATCAAATTCCATGCACTCGACAGCCGTCTCTATGTCGAGGCAACGGTGTTCCAGGTCGATTGGAACAACATCCAGGCGCGCCTGTTCGGCCCGGCGCCGTCCTACTACTCCTATGTAAGCAATGCCGGCGGAGCGCGCGTGAAGGGTGTCGAGTTCGCCGGCACGCTGGCGATCATCAGGGGTCTGAGCTTCTCCAGCAACGTCACCTATCAGGATGCCGAGCTGACCGAGTTCCTGCCGGATACCTTCGCTGCCGGCGGGGGCTACGAGCCGGGGACGACACTGCCCGGTTCGTCCAAGTGGTCCGTATCGAACAATCTGAAGCTGGACCTGGCGGACACGCCGATGCAGCCGACTCTGGAAATCGCCCATCGCTATCTGTCTTCGGCACCCGTCGCCTTCGGCAATCCGAACACGCGCGGAGACTTCAACATCTTCGATCTGCGTGCCAGTGTGACGGTCATGGAGAACCTTCGCGTATTGGCCTTCGCCAACAATCTGTTCGACGAATACGGCATCCTCAATGCGCCGTTCACCGATGCGGCCGCCCCGGCCGGATCGATTGTGAGGCCGCGTACGGTGGGCCTGCGGGTCGACTGGAGCCTCTGA
- a CDS encoding FMN-binding negative transcriptional regulator, translating into MDFPSGQPADLVDLIRAYPLAWLVTCGEAGFEATPLPLVPETNSAGALVALIGHCSRGNAQTAALRDDPRAFALFMGPQGYISPELVSQPRWVPTWDFAVAILALEVELDEVGTGEAVRRLINAAEAGRPRPWRMEDGGERIKQLMRRIIGFRARVIDSDVRLKLGQEESLPTVTEIIAGIEDGALRHWMRRLNADRLDAADADEIAGK; encoded by the coding sequence ATGGACTTTCCCTCTGGCCAACCCGCTGACCTTGTCGACCTGATCCGGGCCTATCCGCTCGCCTGGCTTGTCACATGCGGCGAGGCCGGCTTCGAAGCGACGCCGCTGCCGCTGGTTCCAGAGACCAACTCGGCAGGGGCGCTGGTCGCGCTGATCGGCCATTGTTCGCGCGGCAATGCGCAGACCGCCGCACTGCGCGACGATCCGCGCGCCTTCGCATTGTTTATGGGGCCGCAGGGCTACATCTCGCCCGAACTCGTCTCCCAGCCGCGCTGGGTTCCCACCTGGGATTTCGCGGTGGCCATCCTCGCGCTCGAAGTCGAACTGGATGAGGTCGGTACCGGGGAAGCAGTTCGCCGGCTCATCAATGCGGCCGAGGCCGGTCGGCCCCGACCGTGGCGGATGGAGGACGGCGGCGAGCGGATAAAGCAGCTGATGCGCCGCATTATCGGCTTCCGCGCGCGCGTGATCGACAGCGATGTGCGGCTCAAGCTGGGTCAGGAAGAAAGCCTGCCCACGGTCACCGAGATCATTGCGGGCATCGAGGATGGCGCGCTGCGCCACTGGATGCGGCGTCTCAACGCCGACCGGCTGGACGCGGCCGACGCGGACGAAATTGCGGGGAAGTAA
- the pdxR gene encoding MocR-like pyridoxine biosynthesis transcription factor PdxR — MRRPRNLALSRRISSDRSTPLYMQLVHALIHEIERGRLQPGSPLPSSRELSADLGLNRKTVVTAFDELVAQGWLQADGRRGTSVATNLPETRRQQPKPVEPGPRKPIYRFNAPPVRSLAVPSGSRIKLDEGSPDGSLFPSEVLARVYRRAALSAARDRRLGYRDPRGSEKLRERIALMLREERGLVLTPENICVTRGSQAAIALSTRLLARPGGSAVVEELTYEAAAAAFRAAGQSVEPLRMDERGLLVEDLERICRARPVNTLFLTPHHHFPTTVSLAPERRLRIIELARQFGFAIIEDDYDHEFRFGSQPLLPMASYAPDAVVYVGSLSKLILPALRVGYIAAPKPVIDALAHQVSLIDGMGSTLTEDAVALLLEEGEVRRHARKVTRIYGERRDAFAAKVQAALGDFAEARLPGGGLALWLRFHDLEALKRIEAGALKQGISFALSDSFRQSAEAAHGLRLGFASHPEAVSAAALDVMARLARGVTN, encoded by the coding sequence ATGCGCCGTCCCCGCAATCTCGCCCTGTCCCGCCGCATATCGAGCGACCGCAGCACGCCGCTCTACATGCAGCTCGTCCATGCGCTGATCCACGAGATTGAGCGCGGGCGACTGCAGCCCGGTTCCCCGCTACCGAGCAGCCGCGAACTCTCCGCCGATCTCGGGCTGAATCGCAAGACGGTTGTCACGGCCTTCGATGAACTCGTCGCGCAGGGCTGGCTGCAAGCGGACGGAAGGCGCGGCACCAGCGTCGCCACCAATCTGCCCGAGACACGGCGGCAACAGCCCAAACCCGTCGAGCCTGGGCCCCGCAAGCCGATCTATCGCTTCAACGCGCCACCGGTCCGCTCTCTCGCCGTGCCCTCGGGCTCCCGGATCAAGCTCGATGAGGGCAGCCCCGATGGCAGCCTGTTCCCCTCGGAAGTTCTAGCCCGCGTCTACCGCCGCGCGGCGCTCTCGGCCGCACGCGACCGGCGGCTCGGCTATCGCGATCCGCGCGGCAGTGAGAAACTGCGCGAACGCATCGCGCTGATGCTGCGTGAGGAGCGCGGGCTGGTACTCACGCCAGAAAACATCTGTGTGACCCGCGGCAGCCAGGCGGCGATCGCGCTCTCCACACGCCTTCTCGCACGGCCCGGAGGCAGCGCCGTTGTCGAGGAGTTGACCTATGAGGCGGCCGCTGCGGCATTCCGTGCGGCCGGGCAATCGGTCGAACCGCTGCGGATGGACGAGCGTGGGTTGCTGGTGGAAGATCTGGAGCGGATATGCCGCGCGCGGCCGGTGAACACGCTGTTCCTGACGCCGCATCACCATTTTCCGACCACGGTCTCGCTCGCGCCCGAGCGGCGGCTGCGGATCATCGAACTGGCGCGGCAGTTCGGCTTTGCGATCATCGAGGACGATTACGATCACGAATTCCGCTTCGGCTCCCAACCGCTGCTGCCGATGGCGTCCTACGCGCCTGACGCCGTGGTCTATGTCGGATCCCTGTCCAAGCTGATCCTGCCGGCGCTGCGCGTCGGCTACATCGCCGCCCCCAAGCCGGTTATCGATGCGCTTGCCCACCAGGTATCGCTGATCGATGGCATGGGCAGCACGCTTACGGAGGATGCCGTCGCGCTGCTGCTCGAAGAAGGCGAGGTACGCCGCCACGCACGCAAGGTCACGCGCATCTATGGCGAGCGACGCGATGCCTTCGCCGCGAAGGTGCAGGCCGCGCTGGGCGATTTCGCCGAGGCGCGCTTGCCCGGGGGCGGGTTGGCCTTGTGGCTGCGGTTCCACGATCTCGAAGCGCTGAAGCGCATCGAGGCAGGAGCGCTGAAGCAGGGGATCAGCTTCGCGTTGTCGGACAGCTTTCGTCAGAGCGCCGAGGCGGCTCACGGGCTGCGGCTGGGCTTCGCCAGCCATCCCGAGGCGGTGAGCGCGGCCGCGCTGGACGTGATGGCTCGTCTCGCGCGTGGTGTGACGAATTGA
- a CDS encoding amidase, which produces MGQAQAIRNGEFTSAELCKAAQLRIEEGNPALNAVTWLAEEPPAPANETGTLAGVPWLLKASLEYPGWPFTSCSRSRMHAVGRKAWPFTQACLDAGLVPIGFTGMPEFGLLTTGEPLATGPVHNPAAPGRSAGGSSSGAAAAVAAGFAPLAHASDAAGSIRIPAANCGVIGLKPSRGGNLRARAPHLIDDVLCSDMLIARSMRDIAASYDIVAAGGGETATRSLRGLRVGFALTGLDGRQAAPAVVEKLRAAARDLEQAGAVIEEVAIPGDHAAMIRAFKAIWMQEGGELTDLITAANPSVAPDELLEPWTLGLAKARETLDAGETANAFRQLALSEFASAEFFARYDVLLSPVAQEPPIALGRHAPDRAFAELWEDFWPFVNFTPHANIAGLPSITLPFWGGAEDGPVGVMMTMKAGADCALIALSRELEGR; this is translated from the coding sequence GTGGGCCAGGCCCAGGCAATTCGGAATGGCGAATTCACGAGCGCAGAACTGTGCAAGGCGGCGCAACTGCGCATCGAAGAGGGTAATCCTGCGCTCAACGCAGTCACTTGGTTGGCCGAAGAGCCACCGGCCCCGGCCAATGAGACCGGAACACTCGCGGGCGTGCCATGGCTGCTAAAGGCATCGCTTGAATATCCGGGCTGGCCGTTCACAAGCTGCTCGCGCAGTCGGATGCATGCTGTAGGCCGCAAGGCTTGGCCTTTTACGCAGGCCTGCCTCGATGCTGGTCTCGTGCCGATAGGCTTTACCGGCATGCCCGAATTCGGCCTGCTGACCACGGGCGAGCCGCTGGCGACCGGGCCGGTCCACAATCCGGCAGCGCCGGGACGCTCTGCCGGCGGGTCGTCGAGCGGAGCAGCTGCTGCCGTCGCCGCCGGTTTCGCGCCGCTCGCCCATGCCTCGGACGCAGCCGGTTCGATCCGCATCCCGGCGGCAAATTGTGGCGTAATTGGCTTGAAGCCGTCGCGTGGCGGTAATCTGCGCGCCCGTGCACCGCATCTGATTGATGACGTGCTATGCTCGGACATGCTGATCGCGCGCAGTATGCGGGATATCGCGGCCTCCTACGACATCGTCGCGGCGGGCGGGGGCGAGACCGCTACGAGAAGCCTGCGTGGGCTGCGTGTGGGATTTGCGCTGACCGGGCTCGATGGCCGGCAGGCCGCTCCTGCCGTAGTGGAGAAGCTGCGCGCGGCGGCCAGAGACCTCGAACAGGCAGGCGCGGTGATCGAAGAGGTCGCCATCCCTGGCGATCACGCGGCGATGATCCGCGCCTTCAAGGCGATCTGGATGCAGGAGGGCGGCGAATTAACTGACCTCATCACCGCTGCGAACCCCAGCGTCGCGCCCGATGAACTGCTCGAACCCTGGACCCTCGGCCTTGCCAAAGCGCGCGAGACGCTGGATGCGGGCGAGACCGCCAATGCCTTTCGTCAACTCGCGCTGAGCGAGTTCGCATCGGCGGAGTTCTTCGCCCGGTACGACGTGCTGCTCTCGCCGGTCGCGCAGGAGCCACCGATCGCGCTCGGCCGCCATGCGCCGGACCGCGCTTTCGCCGAGTTGTGGGAAGACTTCTGGCCCTTCGTCAACTTCACCCCGCATGCGAATATCGCCGGCCTGCCGTCGATCACTCTGCCGTTCTGGGGGGGCGCTGAAGATGGCCCAGTTGGCGTGATGATGACGATGAAGGCCGGGGCAGACTGCGCCCTGATCGCGCTTAGCCGGGAACTGGAGGGGCGCTGA
- a CDS encoding IS3 family transposase (programmed frameshift): protein MKKTRKRYSADFKAKVALEALRGDLTLAELAAKHGIHHTMIAAWKRQAVEGMGSTFSGAGDAAKAASEAEVEKLHAKIGQLVVERDFLGQSLRSMSVARRRSMIEPAHHRLSIAAQCRLLSISRSSYYYAPVPETDETLALMRMIDAAFLDMPWYGSRQMVRHLRREGHDVGRRRVRRLMAKMGLSPIYQRPRTSDPNPQHRIYPYLLRKLVIERPNQVWCADVTYIPMRRGFLYLVAVMDWATRKVLAWRLSNTMDAGFCVAALEDALARFGKPEIFNTDQGSQFTSFAFTSVLRNAEVKISMDGRGRWMDNVFIERLWRSLKYECVYLHAFETGSELRTGLRRWITYYNTQRPHSGLAGRTPAEAYGRISEPDHGGHAPHDLTTRLAA from the exons ATGAAGAAGACGAGGAAGCGGTACAGCGCAGATTTCAAGGCGAAGGTGGCGCTGGAGGCGCTCCGGGGTGACCTGACCCTGGCCGAGCTGGCAGCGAAGCATGGCATCCACCATACGATGATCGCGGCCTGGAAGCGCCAGGCTGTCGAGGGAATGGGGAGCACGTTCTCCGGAGCCGGCGATGCAGCCAAGGCAGCCAGCGAGGCCGAGGTGGAGAAGCTGCACGCCAAGATCGGCCAGTTGGTCGTGGAGCGGGATTTTTTAG GCCAAAGCCTCCGGTCGATGAGCGTGGCACGGAGGCGTTCGATGATCGAACCTGCTCACCACCGGCTGTCGATTGCGGCGCAATGCCGGCTGCTGTCGATCAGCCGGTCTTCCTATTATTATGCGCCGGTGCCGGAGACCGACGAGACGCTGGCACTGATGCGGATGATCGACGCGGCGTTCCTCGACATGCCATGGTATGGTAGCCGCCAGATGGTCCGGCACCTGCGCCGCGAGGGCCACGATGTCGGCCGACGACGTGTGCGGCGGCTGATGGCGAAGATGGGCTTGTCGCCGATTTACCAGCGCCCTCGGACCAGCGATCCGAACCCGCAGCACCGGATCTATCCGTATCTTCTGCGCAAACTGGTGATCGAGCGCCCCAACCAGGTGTGGTGCGCCGATGTGACGTATATCCCGATGCGCCGGGGCTTCTTGTATCTGGTCGCGGTGATGGACTGGGCGACCCGCAAGGTGCTGGCCTGGCGGCTGTCGAATACGATGGACGCCGGCTTCTGCGTCGCCGCACTGGAAGATGCGCTGGCGCGCTTCGGTAAGCCGGAGATCTTCAATACGGATCAGGGTAGCCAGTTCACCAGCTTCGCCTTCACCAGCGTGCTGCGCAACGCAGAGGTCAAGATCAGCATGGACGGTCGAGGCCGTTGGATGGATAATGTGTTCATCGAGCGGCTGTGGCGATCTCTGAAGTATGAATGCGTCTATCTCCACGCCTTCGAGACCGGCTCGGAGCTGCGCACTGGCCTCCGGCGATGGATCACCTATTACAACACGCAGCGACCGCACTCGGGTCTCGCCGGGCGGACCCCGGCAGAGGCCTACGGGCGGATCAGCGAACCAGATCATGGGGGGCATGCCCCCCATGATCTGACGACCAGACTGGCGGCATAA
- a CDS encoding Arm DNA-binding domain-containing protein, whose translation MDPACWEERHANLHPSQRHKARVEALTPARDSRSLYLQVKPNGSKLWRMNYRNLDKQKTLYLEPWPDVSPAD comes from the coding sequence ATCGACCCGGCTTGCTGGGAAGAACGACATGCTAACCTACATCCAAGTCAAAGGCACAAAGCCCGCGTCGAAGCCTTAACTCCTGCGCGGGATTCTCGGAGCCTGTACCTCCAGGTCAAGCCGAACGGCTCGAAGCTGTGGCGAATGAATTATCGCAATCTTGACAAACAGAAGACCCTGTATCTGGAGCCCTGGCCCGATGTCAGCCCCGCCGACTGA
- a CDS encoding alpha/beta hydrolase — translation MRAPALGHSRSISLHSSFSPSKLFSPFLRAARRAAILIAAATLHACAATSESVVPEVVRGGSPIVIGNSYVLRSRLLGDDRRIAVYLPPHYSDPNRRFPVVYLLDGGAAEDFHHITGLASISAAYGLTKEVIVVGIEGKDRRHDLTSPSTDPDDLRVAPTSGGAASYRRFLVEELKPWIKRRYRIDGHTALMGESLAGLFVVETALTSPGSFDDYIAISPSLWWNRGALSRSAAADLSAGDFAGRRLWLAAGDEMTSYPEMRDGIDRLIAALENAGLKGLAWTFTLMPEESHATIYHPAAMAAFRQLYALPKAVP, via the coding sequence ATGCGTGCACCCGCCCTCGGCCACTCACGATCAATTTCGCTCCATAGCTCCTTTTCGCCCTCGAAATTGTTTTCCCCTTTCTTGCGAGCCGCGCGGCGTGCCGCAATCCTGATCGCAGCGGCCACGCTGCATGCCTGCGCGGCAACGAGTGAATCGGTCGTGCCGGAGGTTGTTCGGGGCGGTTCGCCGATCGTAATCGGCAACTCATATGTCCTTCGTTCCAGGTTGTTGGGCGACGATCGCCGCATCGCGGTTTATCTTCCGCCACACTATTCCGATCCCAACCGGAGGTTTCCGGTGGTCTACCTGCTGGATGGCGGCGCGGCGGAGGATTTCCACCACATCACCGGCTTGGCCAGCATTTCGGCAGCCTATGGGCTGACGAAGGAGGTGATCGTGGTCGGTATCGAGGGCAAGGACAGGCGGCATGACTTGACCTCACCCTCCACCGATCCGGATGATCTGAGAGTGGCCCCGACGTCAGGAGGCGCGGCATCCTACCGGCGCTTTTTGGTGGAGGAACTCAAGCCGTGGATCAAGCGGCGCTATCGCATCGATGGTCACACCGCACTGATGGGCGAATCGCTGGCGGGCCTGTTCGTCGTGGAAACCGCCCTGACGTCACCCGGATCGTTCGATGACTACATCGCGATCAGCCCCAGTCTTTGGTGGAACCGAGGCGCGCTGAGCCGGTCGGCCGCCGCCGATCTCTCGGCTGGTGACTTTGCAGGGCGTCGGTTGTGGCTCGCCGCCGGTGACGAGATGACAAGTTATCCCGAGATGAGGGATGGCATCGATCGATTGATCGCCGCGCTGGAAAATGCAGGTCTCAAAGGTCTCGCGTGGACTTTCACTCTGATGCCTGAGGAGTCGCACGCGACCATCTATCACCCGGCTGCGATGGCAGCATTTCGCCAGCTCTATGCGTTGCCGAAGGCGGTTCCTTGA
- a CDS encoding NAD(P)-dependent oxidoreductase, translating to MAARLCAAGVAPMVYNRSPGPADALRALGASVADTSAQLFASCDAIILMLADDAAVDAILARRESDFGARAQGRLIINMGTHSPEFSLALSNDIVAAGGSFVEAPVSGSRGPAESGELVAMLAGKANAIAQARALLGSMCSTTVVAGAVPTALAMKLAVNLYLIASVTALAEAAHLARLSDVNLDQFAEVIGSGALGSAVARAKLDKIRRDDFSPQAAIADVVKNARLVEGLAAKVRAQAPLLKESRMRFESVAAAGLGGLDMAAVYASYAPGTVPE from the coding sequence ATGGCGGCGAGGCTTTGCGCGGCAGGGGTTGCGCCCATGGTTTATAACCGGTCTCCCGGGCCGGCCGACGCGTTGCGGGCATTGGGTGCAAGTGTCGCCGACACCTCGGCGCAGCTGTTTGCATCGTGCGACGCCATCATCCTGATGCTCGCCGACGACGCCGCAGTCGATGCGATTCTGGCGCGGCGCGAATCCGATTTTGGCGCGCGTGCTCAAGGCCGGCTGATCATCAACATGGGAACGCATTCGCCAGAGTTTTCGCTGGCGCTGTCCAACGATATTGTTGCCGCCGGCGGCTCATTCGTCGAGGCTCCGGTGTCCGGGTCGAGAGGTCCCGCCGAGTCCGGTGAACTGGTGGCCATGCTCGCGGGCAAGGCCAATGCGATTGCGCAGGCACGGGCGCTGCTCGGTTCGATGTGCAGCACGACGGTGGTTGCGGGCGCGGTGCCGACCGCACTGGCGATGAAGCTCGCCGTCAACCTGTACCTGATCGCATCAGTGACTGCGCTTGCCGAGGCGGCGCATCTGGCGCGCCTGTCCGATGTAAACCTCGACCAGTTCGCCGAGGTGATCGGATCGGGCGCGCTGGGCAGCGCCGTCGCCCGTGCCAAGCTCGACAAGATCAGGCGCGATGATTTCTCGCCACAGGCTGCGATCGCCGACGTTGTCAAGAATGCGCGGCTGGTGGAAGGGCTGGCGGCAAAGGTCCGCGCCCAAGCCCCGTTGCTCAAGGAAAGCCGCATGCGCTTCGAAAGTGTCGCAGCTGCGGGCCTTGGCGGCCTCGACATGGCCGCAGTCTACGCCAGCTATGCGCCCGGTACGGTGCCGGAGTGA
- a CDS encoding cupin domain-containing protein, protein MTEANPSALVAADIPGRSSTGYPAEFASRVAGRTKQALGDPFGLTHFGVNRTTLAPGAQSSLRHRHLVQDEFVYVLSGELVLVDDRGETALSAGMCAGFAHGGRAHHLINRSASDAVYLEIGDRLPGDSAIYPDDDLAAEPSPTGWRFTRRNGEPY, encoded by the coding sequence GTGACCGAAGCCAATCCTTCCGCACTGGTCGCAGCGGACATTCCGGGACGCAGCTCTACGGGCTATCCTGCGGAATTCGCCTCGCGCGTCGCGGGGCGCACCAAGCAGGCGCTCGGCGACCCATTCGGCCTGACGCATTTCGGCGTGAACCGAACCACGCTGGCGCCAGGCGCCCAGTCTTCGCTGCGTCACCGCCATCTCGTGCAGGACGAATTCGTCTATGTGCTCTCGGGCGAACTTGTTTTGGTCGATGATCGTGGCGAGACGGCGTTGAGTGCCGGCATGTGCGCCGGCTTCGCGCATGGCGGACGGGCGCATCACCTGATAAATCGCTCCGCCAGCGATGCGGTCTATCTGGAGATCGGAGATCGCCTTCCCGGCGACAGCGCCATTTATCCGGACGACGATCTTGCTGCTGAACCGAGCCCGACCGGGTGGCGCTTCACGCGCAGGAACGGGGAGCCCTATTGA
- a CDS encoding GlxA family transcriptional regulator, translating into MLSVSILALETALATSVSITIDVLAMANRICMAAGRPPAFDVRLVGGGAHLFRPFLAFPEAQHDAPELFIVPAQGLSKSDDYAARLAQPDAVEARELILAAARAGARIASSCTGTLLLASTGLIDGHRATTAWWLVSVFNELYPAVSLDTAELVLADGRFITAGAAMAQMDLMVGLIARHAGAEIAEGCAQRMILDERRSQIPYMAVGLLASSSESVAKAAAWARPRLGEGIGVNDIAAAVGQSARTFHRRVGAATGLSPIRFLQQLRVEQAVTLIETTNLPFEEVAYRVGYSDPSTLRGLIRRAGGPGPRELRSRVRRRSPSPGASPISQTERGRNG; encoded by the coding sequence ATGCTGTCGGTCTCGATCCTGGCGCTTGAGACCGCGCTCGCGACCAGCGTGTCGATCACCATAGATGTGCTGGCGATGGCCAACCGCATCTGCATGGCGGCAGGCCGCCCGCCTGCGTTTGACGTCAGGCTGGTGGGTGGCGGGGCTCATCTCTTTCGTCCGTTCTTGGCCTTTCCCGAAGCGCAGCACGACGCGCCGGAATTGTTCATCGTCCCCGCCCAGGGGCTGTCCAAGTCGGACGATTATGCGGCTCGGCTGGCGCAGCCGGATGCAGTCGAAGCGCGCGAACTGATCCTTGCGGCGGCCCGCGCCGGGGCTCGCATCGCCAGTTCGTGCACCGGCACGCTGCTGCTGGCGAGCACAGGCCTGATCGATGGCCACCGCGCTACCACTGCGTGGTGGCTCGTCTCGGTCTTCAATGAGCTTTACCCTGCCGTTTCGCTCGACACTGCCGAACTGGTGCTCGCCGACGGCAGGTTCATCACCGCGGGCGCGGCGATGGCGCAGATGGACCTGATGGTCGGATTGATCGCGCGGCATGCGGGTGCCGAGATCGCAGAAGGCTGCGCGCAACGCATGATCCTCGACGAACGCCGATCGCAGATCCCCTATATGGCAGTGGGTCTTCTCGCCTCATCGAGCGAAAGCGTGGCCAAGGCGGCTGCGTGGGCGCGGCCGCGGCTGGGCGAAGGCATCGGGGTCAACGATATCGCGGCCGCGGTGGGCCAGTCGGCACGAACCTTCCACCGACGCGTGGGCGCGGCCACGGGTCTCTCGCCCATCCGGTTCCTCCAGCAATTGCGGGTTGAACAGGCCGTGACGCTGATCGAGACGACGAACCTGCCCTTCGAGGAGGTCGCCTATCGGGTTGGCTATTCAGATCCTTCCACGTTGCGCGGCCTCATCCGGCGCGCGGGCGGCCCGGGTCCGCGTGAGCTTCGCTCGCGTGTGCGTCGCCGCTCGCCTTCACCGGGTGCGTCGCCGATCTCGCAAACTGAGCGTGGCCGGAATGGATGA
- a CDS encoding nuclear transport factor 2 family protein, with amino-acid sequence MDDANDFALDWIAAFNAGDLPRILSHYADAVELISPIYLDFTGGESDQVSGKTALAGYFGAALTRHPDLRFTLLDVARGTRSLCLRYHSNIGDRIAIECFERDASGKALRVTCHYVD; translated from the coding sequence ATGGATGACGCGAACGACTTTGCGCTGGACTGGATCGCCGCGTTCAATGCCGGTGATCTGCCGCGGATCCTCTCGCACTATGCCGATGCGGTCGAGTTGATCTCGCCCATTTATCTGGATTTCACGGGCGGCGAGAGCGACCAGGTTTCGGGAAAGACGGCGCTCGCCGGCTATTTCGGGGCGGCGCTGACGCGGCATCCCGATCTGCGCTTCACCTTGCTCGATGTCGCCCGGGGCACCCGAAGCCTGTGCCTGCGCTATCACAGCAATATCGGCGACCGGATCGCGATAGAATGCTTCGAGCGCGACGCCTCGGGCAAGGCGCTGCGCGTGACATGCCATTATGTCGACTGA